The Mycolicibacterium mucogenicum DSM 44124 genomic sequence TTTGGACGATGTCCACGTTCAGGTCGTAGATCTGACGGGCGCTGATGTGGGGCGGGAACTGGCCGTACAGCTCGTCCCAGTCCGCGTCGCCAGGCGCGACCTCGCGGGCGGTGCCGTACAGCCGCAGGATCATGGGCTCACGCTCGAACGAGCAGAACATCAACGTCATCCGCGGGTTGTCGAGCAGGTGCGCCGACGTCTCGTTGCCACTGCCGGTCAGGTTCAGCCAGGCCACCCGGTGCGGCCCGAGAACGCGAAGCGAGTCCAGGCCCTTGGGGGACAGGTTGACCCG encodes the following:
- a CDS encoding pyridoxamine 5'-phosphate oxidase family protein; this translates as MAKQFPEINDRFRTFIAAQSIYFVATAARDGRVNLSPKGLDSLRVLGPHRVAWLNLTGSGNETSAHLLDNPRMTLMFCSFEREPMILRLYGTAREVAPGDADWDELYGQFPPHISARQIYDLNVDIVQTSCGFGVPLMSVESERVLLDTWAEKKGPEGVAEYWQQKNLSSMDGAPTKLALD